The Microbacterium sulfonylureivorans region TACCTTCCGTCCGAGGTCGCCGACGAGCGCTGGGGACGTTTCGAGCTCCTCGCGACGAGTACGCGCAGCGACATGTCGGGCGACGTCTCGCTCGACGTCACCCTGCGCGACGGAGATGCGCCGTACGAGGCATCCGGACACGGCAACGGCCCAGTGGCCGCCTTCCTCGAGGTCGTACGGGCGCAGGGCTTCGACGTCACCCTCTACGACTACGTGGAGCACGCGCTCAGCGCGGGCGGAGACGCGCAGGCGGCGGCGTACGTCGAGCTGCAGGTCGACGGTGAGCGTCTGTGGGGGGTCGGCATCGACGGAGACATCTCGACCGCGTCGCTCAAGGCGATCGTCTCCGGGGTGAACCGGGCGATCCGCACCCGCGAGCGCTCGAGCGCACTGGCCGGCGTGTGATCCAGTCCTGACGGCGGGCCAGAGCGCGGCCCGCTGTCAGGACTTCACGATCGGGATGGCGGATGTCTCGACCGCGACCTTCCGGCGATACAGGGCCCGCTGTTCCGGCAGCGAGATGTCGAAGATCACCGCCAGCAGCCGGATGACCGTCGTCACCACCAGGCCGACGACGGCAGCGATGACGAGATCTGCGCCGAGCGCGTGGGCGACGGCGAGGACGAGGCATCCCGCGCCCGCGGCAACCGCGTAGAGCGAGCCGACGTGCATGATGGCGACCGGCAGTCCCATGATCATGTCGCGGAGGATCCCTCCGCCGACAGCCGCGCAGACGCCGACGAAGACGGCGGGGATGAGGGGGAGGCCGAGTGCGAGCGCCTTGCTCGTGCCGAACGCCCCGAACAGCCCCATGACGAGGGCGTCGAGCCCGACGATGACGGCGTTGAGGCGCTGGAAGAGGCCGGCGAGCAGCATCCCGATCAGTGCCGCGCCGGTGGCGGTGAGCAGGTACCAGTTGCTCTGCAGGGTGACGGGCATGACGTTGAGCAGCAGGTCGCGAATGAGGCCGCCGCCCATGCCGACGACGATGCCGATGATGGCGACGCCGAGAAGATCCAGTCTTCGCTCGCCCCGGAAGCCGGAAGCGAAGAGGGCGCCCTGGATGCCGCCGAGTCCGACGGCGATGAGGTCCGCCCACAGGGGGATCACGAAGATCGGCTCGTTCACCCCTCCATTGTCGGGGCGAGTCAGGGGATGTGGGTGCGCACCGCCGTCATGAAGCCGTCCAGATCGTCGACCCAGAGGCGCACGGCGTCGATCTCGACGGTGTCGTCGCCGAGCCGGGTCGTGACCGGCGACTCGAGGTCGATGAGGACGTTGGTCTCGTTCTGCATGCGCAGCGCGAGGGTGCGTCCGTGCGGCTCGTCGCGGACCTTCGGCGCCTTCTCGAGCACGTCGCGTGACTTCTCGACCGTGGCGATCGCCTCCCACGGGAGATCGACATCGATATCGGCGCCGACCCGGGCGCGGATGCCTGCAGGCCCGACGGCGTGCGGACGGGTCAGGTAGCTCAGCAGGAGCCCGATCATCCAGGTGACGCCCCAGATGCCGAGCGCGAGGAGGGGGATGCGCACCCACGGCCAGTCGTGGACGATGAGGTCGACGATGGGGATCTCGACCGCGGACAGCACGATGAAGATCACCAGGATCGTGTGGACCGGGGCGTGGTAGTGAAACCCGGACGCGCCCGCGGGCACGCGAGGCCGCCGGAACAGCCAGCGGTAGAGGCTGCGCCAGATGCCGATCTCGGCGCGCCACGCCATGCGCGCGATCTTGGCGGTGCGCGAGCCGATCGTCGTGCGTTCGACCGTGGCGGTCATCGGGCGGCCCCCTCGTGCAGTCGCTCCTCGTGCTCCGCGACGAGCTGCTCGAGGCGCCCGCGGACGTGTTCGAGTGCCCGCAGTGCGATGCGGACCGTCTCCTCGTCGAGGCCCTCGACGAGGTCGGCGCCGAGCGCCGTGTGCTCGGCGTTCATCGTCTCCATGATCGAGAGTCCCCGCTCGGTCAGGTGCACGAGGACGGCGCGGCGATCGGTCGGGTGCGGCTCCCGTCTCGCGAACCCGGTCGCTTCGAGTGCGTCGACGAGGGTCGTGACGTTGCGCGGAGTCACGTCGAGCTGTTCGGCGAGCTGGACCTGTGTGGCGGGCCCGCCGTGGAACACGATCCAGAGCAGGTGAGTGCGGGGTGTCGTCAAGCCGCGACGGTCGAGCTCGCGCTCCTGGTCGGCCTGCAGCACGTGCGTGATCGCCAGGAGCGTGTCAAGGATCTGCGTACCGGACATAGTGAACAGAGTACATTATATTGCGAGGTTGAACCGCTCAGCGATTCCTTTGTCTCGCGTGCGCGCGGGTGGGGTCGGCCTGCCCCGCCAGCCCGGTCCTTCAAGGGTCCGCGAGCCGGCGCAGCTACGGCCAGCCCATCTGTGTTTGTGCGTGATTCATGAACACTGTCTTGGCGCGGGTGTAGTCGTCGTAGTCGTCGGCGTCGGCGTGCTCGGCGGCCAGGCTGCGTTTGATTGCCTCGTACTGGCGTGCATTCTCGCTGCTGTCGCGGAGCCAGTCTCGAAAGGCCAGCACGAAGTCGGCGAAGGGCGACTCGGCGACCCGCACGTGGAGGATCATCTCGAGATCGACGGAATCCGGCGGGCGGTGGAAGAGCTGCTTGACGTGCTTTGCGGGGTCGGGGGCGGAATCCGACGGCCGCGGGATGTCGGAGTGCACTCCGGGAGAATCGGGCCGTGAACCTCGCGCGAGTTCGAAGCCGAGCGGGGCCAGCGCGTCGACGAAGCTGTTCTGGTCTGGGAGTTCCGGCGCGAGGAGCTGCAGGTCGATGATCGGCTTGGCCGCGAGGCCGGGAACGGCCGTCGAACCGATGTGGTCGAGCTCGAAGGCGGCGCTGCCGCGAAGGTTGCCGACGGCGCAGGCGATGCGTTCGAGCCAGAGTTCCGCGGCCGCCGGCCACGCCGGGTCATAGTCGACGACGACTGGGCCAGACATACAGCGAGCGTAGCGCTCAGCCCGACGACCATCGGCGAGTAGGCACGGCCGAGCTCGGTGCGTCTCAATGGCGTCGTCGATAGTTCAGGACTTCGGGTGCCGGCTGTTGGACGCGACGGTGAGCGAGCCACCGGCTCCTGTGTCGGCGGAGAGCACCTGGTCGGCCGAGCTCTCAGCCAGCGTCGAGCGTTGAAGCGACCCCGGTCGTGACCGACCGCACGTCGTGCGGTCTAATCAGCCACCGGGCCCGACCGGGTCGATCGGTGCACCGTCTCCGTTCTCGGGTAGGTCCCCGCGCTCGACCGGTTCGGCAGGAGTCTCAGGAAGGTCGGAGAAGAGCAGTTCGAGTTCAGCGTGGGTCGGAACGTGCACCGTTGTCGCGGCAGCCAGAAGATCCGCGGGCGGGGCAGCGTTCATCCCGGTCACCCGGATCGATGCACCGTCCCGAACTGCGACATACTCGTGGATGCTGCTCCCTGATCGGTGCCAGACTCCATCCTCCTGGCTGCACTTGACCACGTCGTCGGGTGCCTCCCACAGCGGGGTCTCGACGCAGGACGCTGCCGTCAGTACGTCACGGACCGTGCGGATGGTCAGCATGGCGCCGGTGCTGCCGTTGAACCAGGTGGCCGACATCCCGTCAGTGCCACTGCGCCCAACAGACTGCGGTGCCAGATCGTAGCCGTCAACCTCGGTCGTGTACACGAGTTCTGGCGCGATCCCCACGGCGTTTGCGAGCTCGGCGATCGAGTCCGAATCTGCGGCATCCGTGCCGGCGGCCACCGATGCGCATCCACCGAGAGACACGGCGGCGAGGACGACGACGGCGCTCCAGGCCGCCGATGTGACCGCGTGGAGGGGACGTGTTCGAGGCATGAGAGCATCCTTCCTCACGCGGGCTGCTGCCGGCATCCGCAACACACGGCTCCGCTGCGTCGTTGTCTGACCGGGAAGGATTCCTCCCGGAGGTACGGTTGCGATGCCGACGGCCGATGTGCGAGTCGATCGCGACCGTCGCGTCGCCAGGCCGACCGTGGCGCGCCGGTGGCTCCAGGACGACCGGTTCGCTGTTCGAGGTCGAGCCGTCTGACGATGTGTGCCCGGCACCGGGGCGCTGTCAGCCGTCCTCGCCTTGATCGGCGACCTCGGGCATGACGACGATTGCCGCTTGGGATGTGACAGCGAAACTCATCGCAGGGCATCCATCGAGGACAGTGACCGTCTGCACCAGGTAGGGGTCGGATGTCGTGCCTGAGCCCGAATCGACCAACACCGGCACCCGCCCGTCCGACATCTCGCATGCCTCGAGGCGCAGCGCTTTCCAGAGCGTCTTCGACTCGCTGGTGTCGATCTTCACCATCACCGCCTGCGTGGGGGATGCGGTCGGCTCAGCCTCCTCAGCAGGACCGCTGATCGTGAGCTGGAATACGGCGACAGCGAGGACGGTGAAGCAGACTCCTGCCAGCACCGGCCATTTGATGTCGTAGATCGCCTGTCTCGTGACGCTGAATCCTGCCTTTTCAAGGATCACGTCCTCTGCGCGCCGCAGCGTCTTCAGGTTGTCCTCGGCCTGTTCGGCGCAGGTGATCAGTTCGGCACGTTCTGCCGTCGATGCCGACAGCGCCGCGTCGTAGCGGAAGCCGATGGCCGCGTTTCGATAGGCAGCGAATCGGAGGAGGAACTCCTCATAGGTATTGATGTCGCCGGGATACGAGACTTCCGCGGTGGCGTCGAGTTGCGCAATCACATCTGCCGGTACATCGTCGAGGCTCATCGGACGCGGTACAAGGGCCTTCAGCAGGGTCCAGATGATGTAGGCCACGCCCGCAGCCCCCGCGACTGCCGAGACGATGTAGATGAAGACCCGCGCTGGTTGCCACTGCGCAATGTCGAGTGTGGTGGATGCCAGCACCGGTCCCGCACCGAAGGCCACCGCAGCCGCAGCGCCGATTGCAGTGGCAAGCCACTTGATCGTGTCGCGCGAGTCCTTCGTCGCGGTCACCCATCTGGTCGCCCGGTCCGGATCAGGCGTCGGGGGTGGAGGAGGCGTTGGGTTAGGTGCCGGCGGCTGTGGGTTGGGAACAGGGGGCGGGGGTGGCGGAGGAGGAGGAGGAGGCGTCTGGTCCGAACGGAGAGTCACTGGTATGTGCCAGTCCGAGAGCCGAGCGCTTTGTAGGACTTAGGCAGCTTCACTCCAGCGGGAATCCACATCGACCCCGACCAGATCCACCACTTGCCGTCAGAGCCCCGCTTGCGATCACCGGGTTTCGTGCCCTCCCCAGCAGGCGGATTCGACATCAGTACCTCCGATTCCCCACAACATTGAAGGTCTCACTCGCGTTGGTGGAAACGTACAGCGCAGCTGGGTGCTTGCATAGGGCTACCGGCGGCACACGACATCGGTCGGATCCGGGCGGCTGGTCGCGTGTCATCCGGGTGGACGACTACGACGGCTTCATCAGCGCCGCGATGCCAGCCGGCCCTCGGGCGAACGCGGTTCAGTCCGATTCGTCGTTCGCTCTCGCCTCGATCCAGTCGACGTCCTCGTCCGAGAGCACGAGGCCATCGGGTCCCGACTCACCGACCTCGTGCGCTGAGCCTGCGACCGCCGCGATCTTGTTCAGCACGTCGGGGACTACGGCCTCCCCATTGTGAGCAATGAGCCATGCTCGCGCATCCGGGTCCAGCTTCGGCCACCACTCGATGATCTCCACGAGGCCACCTTGACACCGATTGGTGCCGGCCGGAATCCGGTTACGCAGGGGGCAACGGCGGGATCCGCGATGTGGGCGAGTGTGACTGCGGGCGAGGGCCGTCGTCAGTTCTGCGCGAGTCGAAGGGCCCGGCTGGTGAAGTACGCGACCGCTCCTTCGGCGTCTTCGACGCCGAAGACCCACTTGCCGGACGGGGTCGCGCTGACATCGATGACCGTGCCGCGAGCCTGTGGGGTGAAGACGTCGTCACCGGGCCTGAAGAAGATGTCCGTCATACGGCGATGGTATGTGGGCGAGATCTGGTCCGCCTCCCTCCTGAGGTGGATGTGCCGCGTTCCTCGACCTGGGCCGCACTCGCTGTCGTCGCCCGCCGGCGTTCGAACGCAACACACCACCCGAGCTGCGCCTCCACTTCTCACCGGTCGGGCGGTGCAGTTCGTGGGTCGACGGAGACCGCGTTGGCGTCAGGGACTTCGGGGCGCCCTCACGTGCCGATGGTGGAGACCAGCACGCCTCCCTCGGCCGGCAGCACCCGCCAGACGCTGCCCTTGCCTTCGACCCGGAGCCCGCCATCGCTCACGATCAGGGCTGTTCGCTCGTCGATGCCGAGCCCGCCCGCGACCAGCCCGGACTCGACGGCGGCGACCAGTCGGGACAGCATGCCGCGCTCGGCAACGTGCACCTCGATGGCAACGTCGACGAGGCCAATGCCGGGCTCGATCTCCAGTTCGTCGCCCGCTTCGTCGGGATCCTCAGGTGAGACGACCACGCCGCCGATGCGCGAGCCGCCTCCGAGCGAGCCCTCCGCCGCGATCATCGCGCCGGCCGAGACGCCGAGGTAGGGCACTCCGCCGGCGACCAGCCGGCGCAACTCGCCGAACACTGGCTCGAGCCCGGCGCGCACGTCCTCGACGACGCCTCCTCCCACCGCGATGCCGTCCACGTCGCCGAGCGCGCCGAGCTCGATCGGCTCGCCGCGCCGCCCCGCAGTCAGGTGCAGCTCGATCGCGGGTCCGGTTGCGGCCTCGGCCAGAAGCTCGCCAAGCGCCGCCGCCTTCTCCTCGGCCTCGGGGTGCAGTGAGATCACGGCGACCCGTGGCCGCGCGCGGCCGGCATGGCCCGCTCGCAGGGCCGCTTCGGCGACGAACGGCGCGTAGAGCGGGGCATCCGCACTAGTGGTCGCGCCGCCGCCGATGAGGTGCACGCTCATGCGACATCTTCCCCAGCTGCGACGGCACGCGATTGTGCCGCCTCGCCGGACTGGTCCCAAGTGAGGATCTCGCGGGTGATTCCGTCGACGCCGGTGCCCGCGTCGTTCGCATCGAAGGTCATCCGAGGAGCCTACGCGGTTGGAACCTTTGCCGTGCCCGCACCGGTTCCCAGAGTCGGTGCTTACGTGTAGAGGCCGCCGCGGTCCAGCCGAGCTGCGCGATTCACGGCGCGGGTTCGATGTCGCGGGTTGATCGTAAGCGGCAGTCAGCGGCCCTCGAATCTAGGCCTGCCGCGGACCTCAGCCGTCTCTGCTCGGACCGCGCACACGCCGGTCGTCGACCGGGGCGTGTGCGGCGACACATGTGGCGATGGTGCTAAGACTCGTCAGCATCCTGACGCCAGGCGCGCACCATCTCGGCGCCGATCTGGACATCGTGCTCGTGCGAATTCGCTGCATCCCGAAGCGACTGGCCCGATGGGCCCCGCCGGCAATGTTCCGGAGGGTCCGTCCAGTGCCCAGCGCGGTCGATGTCAAACGAGGCTGGGTGTTCTTCGGGACGTCGATCGGCTGCGGCGATAGGCGATGACCGCGTCGGTCGCTATGCATGCGGCGAGTGTGGCGAGGATGAGTCTGGCCGTGGTGTCCGTAGCTGGTGAGACGAACACCGGCCCGGCGAGCGACCACCACAGCAGGAGGGTGGCCCCTGCCAGGGACAGCACTGCTCGAGCACGCAGCGTGGACACGGTCCATCGTCCTGCGATGAGTACGAGCACATACAGGACGAGTTCCGCCGCCCAGTACGGGATTATCCACGGCGCGCGCCATTGCAGGAACTCGGGGTCGAGCGCGAGGGCTTGGATCGCGGGTTCGGGGAGCCAGTGTGCCCACGACGCGAGCCAGGGGAGGGCGATGACAATGGTGGCGCCGACCGTCGCGGCCGCGATTGCGGCGATCGTGCCGGGGCGACTGATCAAGTCGCGGTCGATCGTGCGCGGCGGGGCAGGCGCCCAGGCCGTCTGCCTGGATTCGCGGCGGTGATCGACCAGCGCTCCGATGAGGGTGTAGGTGATCACCACGCCGGGCCACCAGAGGGCCCCGATTCCCGGGCCGAGCCACCAGACGGTGAGGCGACCCCACCAGGTGTCGGCTCCGTAGTCCCAGCCGGTGACCGGGATGACACCCAGCATGATGGCCGGCAGAGTGATCGCCCAGATCAGGCCGACGCCACCGAGTGCGATCCAGGTGAATCGGGGGGCGTCGGACGGGCGGATGATCGTGAAGCCGGCCGGTCGGTAGCGGTCGGCCACGTCCTGGGGTGCGCCGAAAGCTGTGAGCAGTTCCATGGCGAGCGCGGAATCGGCGGGGCGACCGGCATCCGCTGCTCGACCGCCGAGCTCGTCGTCGAGCAGCGAGCGCAGCTCAGAGGCGACGTCGGCGCGCTGACGCCTGGGCAGGTGCCGCACGACGTCGGCAACGTAGCTGTCGATGATGGCGTTGGGATCCACTTCAGTCCTCCTCGGTCAGGAGCCGGTTCATCACCGACGCCAACGACCCCCATGCGGAGGTCAGGTCTTGGTACACGCCGGTGCCGAGCGCGCTGAGCTGGTAGTAGCGGCGGGGCGGCCCGTCATCCGCCTGCCATTGCGAAGCGAGCAGTCCCTGGCTCTCCAGCCGGCGCAGCAGCGGATAGAGGGTTCCTTCCTCGATGGGCATCCCGCGCTGGGCGAGTGCCTGTCGCAGGGAGTAGCCGTACTGCGGGGCACGCAGCTGGGAGAGCACGGCTAGCACGAGGGCACCCTTGCGGAGGTCCTGCTCGAGCCGACCGAGCTGTGTCGGGCTATTTACCATGCCGCGTACACTACATAGCGCAACACAGTAACCGCAAGCCCCACGGCGAGGAAGCGTGTGATCGGTTCCGGACCGTTGAAACTCGGCCGATTCGCGCGCGAGGCGCGAGCCCACGCGGGGGAGGGGGCATCCATAATTGACGAGTGCCCACCTACCGCGATGAAGTCGTGGTCCTGCGCACCCACAAGCTGGGTGAAGCCGACAGGATCGTGACCATGCTCAGCCGCCGCCATGGCAAGCTGCGCGCGGTCGCGAAGGGCGTCCGCCGTACGTCGTCGCGCTTCGGCGCCAGACTCGAACCCTTCATGGTCGCCGACGTGCAGCTCTACCAGGGCCGCTCCCTCGACATCGTGCAGCAGGCCGAGTCGCTCGGCTCATACGGCGCCGACATCGCCGCACACTACGACCGGTACACGTCGGCGCACGCCATGGTCGAGACGGCCGACCGCCTCAACGAGGCCGAAGCGACACCGCAGCAGTACCTTCTCCTCGTCGGTGGCCTGCGCGCCCTTTCGCGGGGAGAGCATGCGTCCCGCAGCGTGCTCGACTCCTACCTCCTTCGCGCCATGGCGCTGTCCGGGTGGGCGCCCGGGCTGGCCGAGTGCGCCCGGTGCGGGGCATCCGGCCCCCACGACACCTTCGTGGCACAGCTGGGCGGCATGGTCTGCCGCGACTGCGCACCCACCGGCGCCGCTCGCGTCCATTCCGAGACGGCTGCACTGCTCGAGTCGCTCATGTCCGGCGAGTGGGACCGAGTGGATGCCGCGTCCGCCGCCTCCTGTGCG contains the following coding sequences:
- the recO gene encoding DNA repair protein RecO, whose amino-acid sequence is MPTYRDEVVVLRTHKLGEADRIVTMLSRRHGKLRAVAKGVRRTSSRFGARLEPFMVADVQLYQGRSLDIVQQAESLGSYGADIAAHYDRYTSAHAMVETADRLNEAEATPQQYLLLVGGLRALSRGEHASRSVLDSYLLRAMALSGWAPGLAECARCGASGPHDTFVAQLGGMVCRDCAPTGAARVHSETAALLESLMSGEWDRVDAASAASCAAASGLIAAYAQWHLERGIRSLSHVASGPGSDR
- a CDS encoding MarR family winged helix-turn-helix transcriptional regulator — encoded protein: MSGTQILDTLLAITHVLQADQERELDRRGLTTPRTHLLWIVFHGGPATQVQLAEQLDVTPRNVTTLVDALEATGFARREPHPTDRRAVLVHLTERGLSIMETMNAEHTALGADLVEGLDEETVRIALRALEHVRGRLEQLVAEHEERLHEGAAR
- a CDS encoding GrpB family protein; translated protein: MSGPVVVDYDPAWPAAAELWLERIACAVGNLRGSAAFELDHIGSTAVPGLAAKPIIDLQLLAPELPDQNSFVDALAPLGFELARGSRPDSPGVHSDIPRPSDSAPDPAKHVKQLFHRPPDSVDLEMILHVRVAESPFADFVLAFRDWLRDSSENARQYEAIKRSLAAEHADADDYDDYTRAKTVFMNHAQTQMGWP
- a CDS encoding Type 1 glutamine amidotransferase-like domain-containing protein, coding for MSVHLIGGGATTSADAPLYAPFVAEAALRAGHAGRARPRVAVISLHPEAEEKAAALGELLAEAATGPAIELHLTAGRRGEPIELGALGDVDGIAVGGGVVEDVRAGLEPVFGELRRLVAGGVPYLGVSAGAMIAAEGSLGGGSRIGGVVVSPEDPDEAGDELEIEPGIGLVDVAIEVHVAERGMLSRLVAAVESGLVAGGLGIDERTALIVSDGGLRVEGKGSVWRVLPAEGGVLVSTIGT
- a CDS encoding PadR family transcriptional regulator; translated protein: MVNSPTQLGRLEQDLRKGALVLAVLSQLRAPQYGYSLRQALAQRGMPIEEGTLYPLLRRLESQGLLASQWQADDGPPRRYYQLSALGTGVYQDLTSAWGSLASVMNRLLTEED
- a CDS encoding trimeric intracellular cation channel family protein, producing MNEPIFVIPLWADLIAVGLGGIQGALFASGFRGERRLDLLGVAIIGIVVGMGGGLIRDLLLNVMPVTLQSNWYLLTATGAALIGMLLAGLFQRLNAVIVGLDALVMGLFGAFGTSKALALGLPLIPAVFVGVCAAVGGGILRDMIMGLPVAIMHVGSLYAVAAGAGCLVLAVAHALGADLVIAAVVGLVVTTVIRLLAVIFDISLPEQRALYRRKVAVETSAIPIVKS